The Parashewanella spongiae genome has a window encoding:
- a CDS encoding L-threonylcarbamoyladenylate synthase, producing the protein MSQFFYVHEENPQSRLIVQAVHILKQGGVVVYPTDSGYAIGCLIGDKNAMTRITRIRQIENDHHFSLMCRDLSELATYAKVDNQAYRLLKSCTPGPYTFIFKATKEVPKRLQTSKKKTIGIRVPSNIIAAALLEELDAPLMSTSLVMPNEDYAESDPENIRDMLEHQVDLIIHGGYLGENPTTVVDMSEDTIQVVREGAGDTSIFI; encoded by the coding sequence ATGAGTCAATTTTTTTATGTACATGAAGAAAACCCGCAATCAAGATTAATCGTACAAGCCGTTCATATTTTGAAGCAGGGGGGGGTTGTTGTATATCCAACAGATTCAGGATACGCCATTGGTTGTTTAATTGGTGATAAGAATGCAATGACGAGAATTACGAGGATCAGGCAAATCGAAAATGACCACCATTTTTCATTGATGTGTCGTGATTTATCAGAATTGGCAACATATGCAAAAGTTGATAATCAAGCTTATCGATTATTGAAATCTTGTACGCCGGGGCCGTATACCTTTATTTTTAAAGCTACGAAAGAAGTGCCAAAGCGTCTGCAAACTTCCAAGAAAAAGACCATAGGGATACGAGTGCCAAGTAATATTATCGCTGCGGCCTTGCTGGAAGAACTTGATGCTCCTTTAATGTCGACAAGCCTAGTGATGCCAAATGAAGACTATGCAGAGTCGGATCCCGAAAATATAAGGGACATGTTAGAACACCAAGTGGATTTAATTATTCATGGTGGTTATTTAGGCGAAAACCCGACCACCGTAGTTGATATGTCGGAAGATACGATACAAGTTGTTCGTGAAGGTGCTGGTGATACAAGTATATTCATCTAA
- a CDS encoding segregation and condensation protein A, with protein MQVAQQSLPLATVRGKSVSEMPADLFIPPEALEVFLEAFEGPLDLLLYLIRKQKFDVVDLPIQQITSQYLEYIELLTDARIELAADYLVMAATLAEIKSRLLLPRPEFDEHDEEDPRARLIRQLKAYETIKNASLEIDELPRLERDFHLASVKVAKNIEVKVLAPDVSLSDLAQAFSNVLKRVEAYQHHHVKKEALSTRERMIQILELLNSETYTPFQALFSAEEGRAGAVVSFLALMELVKEMLVELVQAEPMTTIHVRAF; from the coding sequence ATGCAGGTTGCTCAGCAAAGTTTGCCTTTAGCTACTGTTCGGGGTAAATCAGTTAGCGAAATGCCTGCGGATTTATTTATTCCTCCAGAAGCGCTTGAGGTATTTTTAGAAGCCTTTGAAGGACCTTTAGACTTACTACTTTATTTGATACGTAAACAAAAGTTTGATGTTGTTGACCTGCCTATCCAGCAAATAACCTCCCAGTATTTAGAGTACATTGAACTACTCACTGACGCTCGAATTGAGTTGGCTGCGGATTATCTCGTAATGGCGGCAACATTGGCAGAGATTAAATCAAGGCTGTTGCTTCCTAGACCTGAGTTTGATGAACACGATGAAGAAGATCCAAGAGCTCGATTAATCAGGCAACTCAAAGCTTATGAGACGATAAAAAATGCCTCATTAGAAATCGATGAGTTACCTAGATTAGAGCGGGATTTTCATCTTGCATCGGTAAAGGTAGCTAAAAATATTGAAGTGAAAGTACTCGCTCCTGATGTGTCGTTGAGTGATTTAGCTCAAGCGTTTTCGAATGTATTGAAGCGTGTTGAAGCTTATCAACATCATCACGTAAAGAAAGAAGCACTTTCGACGCGTGAGCGTATGATCCAGATCCTTGAATTACTGAATAGTGAGACTTACACACCGTTTCAAGCTTTATTCAGTGCTGAAGAGGGGCGAGCTGGCGCTGTCGTGAGTTTTTTGGCTTTAATGGAGTTAGTCAAAGAGATGTTAGTTGAGCTGGTTCAAGCAGAGCCGATGACAACGATACACGTAAGGGCATTTTAA
- a CDS encoding anthranilate synthase component 1, whose translation MNMTTQAQLTTQKSSILYQDDPLNLYQRLTQNASHTMLLESAEIESKDHLKSIIVTDSALMIRCDRFKLTFTALSNNGQKLLPTIVDFFSEAIISTAKTELGAELVVTLSPTTEQLDEDERLLVASSLDGLRALIQHFNRTKINAEPIFLGGVLSYDLIDTVEPLQQVPNADNDCPDYLFYVAETLIEVDHTTQQSCIISYSFSNDTTITEQLAERVAQLTYQAKKLQTQIHSSTIENEVSTNISDTEFKNNVNSLKQHIIAGDIFQIVPSRSFSLPCPNTLGAYQALKQTNPSPYMFYFNGPDFTLFGASPESALKYDAQTNQVEIYPIAGTRKRGKREDGQIDFDLDGRIELELRLDQKELSEHLMLVDLARNDVARISQSGTRKVAELLKVDRYSHVMHLVSRVTGQLRESLDALHAYQACMNMGTLTGAPKVRASQLIREVEGQRRGSYGGAVGYINSNGDMDTCIVIRSAYVKNGVAHIQAGAGVVYDSDPQAEADETRQKAQAVISAIKIGGGL comes from the coding sequence ATGAATATGACAACTCAGGCTCAACTGACAACACAAAAATCGAGCATTCTTTATCAGGATGATCCTTTGAATCTTTACCAAAGGTTAACTCAAAATGCCAGCCACACTATGCTGCTCGAGTCAGCTGAAATTGAAAGTAAAGATCATTTAAAAAGCATTATTGTCACAGACAGCGCACTCATGATCCGCTGTGACCGCTTTAAATTGACATTCACGGCATTGAGTAATAATGGTCAAAAGTTATTGCCGACGATTGTTGATTTTTTCTCTGAAGCCATCATTAGTACAGCAAAAACTGAATTGGGTGCTGAGTTGGTAGTTACTCTTTCCCCTACCACAGAGCAACTTGATGAAGACGAAAGATTACTTGTCGCATCATCACTTGATGGGCTAAGAGCTTTAATTCAGCATTTTAATCGCACAAAAATAAACGCTGAGCCTATATTTCTCGGAGGTGTACTGTCTTATGATTTAATTGACACAGTCGAACCACTTCAACAGGTACCAAATGCTGACAATGACTGCCCTGATTATTTATTTTATGTCGCTGAAACCTTAATAGAAGTAGATCACACCACTCAACAGTCGTGTATTATTAGCTATTCATTTTCGAACGACACCACTATCACTGAGCAACTGGCTGAAAGAGTGGCGCAATTAACTTATCAAGCAAAAAAGCTTCAAACTCAGATCCATTCGTCAACAATTGAAAACGAAGTCAGTACAAATATTTCAGACACAGAATTCAAAAATAATGTGAACTCGCTAAAACAACACATTATCGCTGGTGATATATTTCAAATAGTTCCGTCACGTAGTTTCAGTTTACCGTGTCCGAACACTCTAGGTGCTTATCAAGCATTAAAGCAAACGAACCCAAGTCCCTATATGTTCTATTTTAATGGGCCTGATTTCACTTTATTTGGTGCCTCCCCTGAAAGTGCTTTGAAATACGACGCCCAAACAAATCAAGTTGAAATTTATCCGATAGCTGGCACTCGTAAGCGTGGAAAAAGGGAAGATGGTCAAATTGATTTCGATTTAGATGGCCGAATTGAATTGGAGCTTAGACTTGATCAAAAAGAATTATCAGAACACCTTATGTTGGTAGATTTAGCACGAAATGATGTAGCCCGAATTAGTCAAAGCGGTACCCGCAAGGTAGCTGAATTATTAAAAGTCGATCGCTATTCACACGTGATGCACCTTGTCAGTCGAGTTACAGGCCAGTTACGTGAATCACTCGATGCATTGCACGCTTATCAAGCCTGTATGAACATGGGAACCCTAACAGGCGCACCTAAAGTCCGTGCGTCTCAGTTAATCAGAGAAGTTGAAGGCCAACGTCGCGGCAGTTATGGAGGTGCAGTAGGTTACATTAACTCTAATGGTGACATGGATACTTGCATTGTAATTCGTTCAGCTTACGTTAAAAATGGCGTTGCGCATATTCAAGCTGGTGCAGGTGTTGTCTATGATTCTGATCCACAAGCTGAAGCAGACGAAACACGGCAAAAAGCTCAAGCAGTTATTTCAGCGATAAAAATCGGAGGTGGACTATGA
- the scpB gene encoding SMC-Scp complex subunit ScpB, with protein MQINDIQLKQLIEASLFVLDKPQTMTQMKDSFLSNFSVSKDRIKAVISELEQDYQERGVQLVQVAGGYRFQTAEFLSPLLQSLWQEKAPKYSRATLETLAVIAYQQPVTRGDVEQVRGVTVSSHIIKTLSDRSWIKVVGHKEVPGRPALYSTTNDFLDYFGLRNLSELPQLSDPESLQALFSVSELVPDIKEESTNE; from the coding sequence ATGCAAATTAATGATATTCAGCTCAAACAGCTTATAGAAGCGAGTTTATTTGTACTTGATAAACCACAAACGATGACACAAATGAAAGACTCATTTTTGAGTAATTTTTCGGTGTCGAAAGATCGAATTAAAGCGGTGATATCAGAGTTAGAGCAAGATTATCAAGAAAGAGGTGTACAACTTGTCCAAGTAGCTGGTGGATATCGGTTCCAAACGGCAGAGTTTTTAAGTCCATTGTTGCAGTCACTGTGGCAAGAGAAAGCACCAAAATATTCAAGAGCGACATTAGAAACTTTAGCGGTAATTGCCTATCAGCAACCCGTGACACGTGGAGATGTTGAACAAGTTCGTGGCGTTACAGTAAGTAGCCATATAATTAAAACCTTATCAGACAGAAGCTGGATTAAGGTTGTTGGGCATAAAGAAGTTCCTGGTCGACCAGCACTGTATTCAACAACCAATGATTTTTTAGATTATTTCGGATTGCGAAATTTATCTGAATTACCTCAACTGTCTGATCCTGAATCATTACAAGCATTGTTTTCAGTGAGTGAATTGGTTCCAGATATAAAAGAAGAGTCTACTAATGAGTGA
- a CDS encoding aminodeoxychorismate/anthranilate synthase component II, with protein sequence MKLYLLDNFDSFTYNLVDQFRSLNFDVVIYRNNIAPDFIATKLLSEDDAALVLSPGPGAPNQAGCMMDLLSKVAGKVPILGICLGHQALVEHYGGKVERAPAVVHGKASQITHTQHAVFGDLPSPLPVGRYHSLVATVVPESLEVIAFTESLPMAIAHKQHKSVGFQFHPESILTTLGSDLLTQSINFLTKELSAS encoded by the coding sequence ATGAAACTTTACCTATTAGATAATTTTGACTCATTTACTTATAACCTAGTCGACCAATTTCGAAGCTTAAATTTTGATGTCGTTATTTACCGCAATAACATTGCTCCTGACTTTATTGCCACTAAATTACTTTCAGAAGATGATGCGGCCTTAGTATTGTCCCCCGGCCCAGGCGCACCAAATCAAGCAGGGTGTATGATGGATTTATTATCAAAAGTCGCAGGTAAAGTCCCTATCTTAGGGATTTGCTTAGGCCACCAAGCATTAGTCGAACACTATGGCGGTAAAGTAGAACGCGCTCCAGCTGTCGTTCACGGTAAAGCCAGCCAAATTACGCATACTCAACACGCTGTATTTGGTGACTTACCCTCGCCTTTGCCCGTTGGTCGTTATCACAGTTTAGTTGCCACTGTAGTGCCTGAGTCTTTAGAAGTTATTGCATTTACCGAATCTTTACCTATGGCCATTGCACATAAACAACACAAGTCGGTCGGATTTCAATTTCATCCAGAATCTATTCTCACCACTCTAGGCAGTGATCTATTAACTCAATCAATTAATTTTTTGACTAAGGAATTGTCAGCCTCATGA
- the trpA gene encoding tryptophan synthase subunit alpha yields the protein MTASNRYQHSFAQLEAKNQAAFVPFVTIGDPNLKLSQKIIETLIENGADALELGIPFSDPLADGPVIQQANIRALNSHVTPDSCFELITQIRTKYPDIPIGLLLYANLVYSNGIDNFYSKAQKAGVDSVLIADVPVEASAEFRESAKAHDIAPIFIAPPNGDEETLSKVSQYSEGYTYLLSRAGVTGTDNKASMPLENILTSLNQHDAPPPILGFGISQPEQVREAIKSGAAGAISGSATVKIISANLSKPDIMLNKLAKFTQQMKAATIKD from the coding sequence ATGACTGCATCAAACCGATATCAACATTCATTTGCTCAACTCGAAGCAAAAAATCAAGCTGCTTTTGTTCCCTTTGTTACCATTGGTGATCCAAATCTAAAGCTCTCTCAAAAAATAATCGAAACACTGATTGAAAACGGTGCCGATGCTTTGGAGTTAGGCATCCCCTTCTCTGATCCATTAGCTGACGGCCCTGTTATCCAACAGGCCAACATTCGTGCACTAAATTCCCACGTTACTCCGGACTCATGCTTTGAACTGATCACGCAAATACGCACTAAGTATCCCGATATACCCATTGGACTATTGTTATATGCAAACTTAGTGTATTCCAATGGCATCGATAACTTTTACTCAAAAGCCCAAAAAGCTGGTGTTGATTCTGTATTAATCGCAGACGTGCCCGTAGAAGCATCAGCAGAATTTAGAGAAAGTGCAAAAGCTCATGATATTGCTCCAATATTTATTGCACCACCTAATGGTGATGAAGAAACACTGTCCAAAGTGAGTCAATATAGCGAAGGATATACTTATTTGCTGTCTCGCGCAGGCGTAACAGGAACCGATAACAAAGCCAGTATGCCTTTAGAGAATATCTTAACAAGTTTAAATCAACATGATGCACCACCTCCAATCCTTGGTTTTGGTATATCTCAACCAGAGCAAGTACGAGAAGCGATAAAGTCTGGTGCTGCTGGAGCAATATCAGGATCAGCCACAGTGAAAATCATAAGCGCTAATCTATCAAAACCTGATATTATGTTAAATAAATTAGCCAAGTTCACCCAACAAATGAAAGCCGCAACCATCAAAGATTAG
- the trpD gene encoding anthranilate phosphoribosyltransferase, with protein MNTEIQSLFEKVYQGNSLTRHESAEVFSAIIKGDIDDISLAGLLTALKVKGETVEEICGAADASIATAKPFPYEASEELVDLVGTGGDGYNTINISTTAAFVAAAAGAKVAKHGSRSVSSKSGSSDLLSHLGIDITMSPESASKSLKDNHICFLFAPHYHGGFKHAVPVRQALKTRTIFNILGPLINPSRPDYMLLGVYSPELIDPIATVLNSMGVKRAMVVHGSGLDEVAVHGITQVTEINNGEFNRYQLTPKDFGITTAYSIDELTGRTPEDNAAITSAILQGKGQSSHTHAVAVNAACALYISGKADNIQQAMQLTLDTINSGTPFQKLTQLASASCGGDSK; from the coding sequence ATGAATACCGAAATTCAATCATTATTCGAAAAAGTCTATCAAGGAAACTCGCTGACTCGTCACGAAAGTGCTGAAGTGTTTTCAGCCATTATTAAAGGCGACATTGATGATATAAGCTTGGCTGGATTACTCACAGCTTTGAAAGTGAAAGGCGAAACGGTTGAAGAAATTTGCGGTGCTGCAGATGCTTCTATTGCGACTGCTAAGCCCTTCCCGTATGAAGCCTCGGAAGAGTTGGTTGATTTAGTTGGAACTGGCGGTGACGGCTATAACACAATTAACATATCAACCACTGCAGCTTTCGTTGCCGCTGCTGCTGGTGCCAAAGTAGCTAAGCATGGTAGTAGAAGTGTTTCCAGTAAATCAGGTTCATCGGATCTACTTTCTCACTTAGGTATCGACATTACTATGTCACCAGAGTCAGCCAGTAAAAGCCTAAAGGATAATCACATTTGTTTTCTTTTTGCGCCACATTACCACGGTGGATTCAAACACGCAGTTCCAGTAAGGCAAGCACTTAAAACCCGAACCATATTTAATATTTTAGGGCCGCTTATTAACCCTTCTCGACCTGACTATATGTTGCTGGGCGTGTATTCACCTGAACTTATCGACCCTATTGCTACAGTACTTAATTCTATGGGCGTAAAAAGGGCAATGGTCGTACACGGAAGTGGGCTTGATGAAGTCGCCGTTCACGGGATCACTCAGGTAACTGAAATCAATAATGGTGAATTCAACCGTTATCAATTAACGCCCAAAGATTTTGGCATAACTACCGCCTATTCGATTGATGAATTGACTGGGAGAACACCTGAAGACAACGCCGCGATAACTTCAGCCATTTTGCAAGGAAAAGGCCAATCATCACATACACACGCTGTTGCCGTAAACGCTGCGTGTGCTTTATATATCAGTGGAAAAGCCGACAATATTCAGCAAGCCATGCAACTCACGTTAGACACTATTAATTCTGGTACACCTTTCCAAAAACTAACCCAACTTGCTTCGGCTAGCTGTGGTGGGGATTCTAAGTAA
- the trpB gene encoding tryptophan synthase subunit beta codes for MTQFKLNPFFGEFGGAYTPQTLMPALRKLEQAFIDASNDPEFQKEFTELLKNYAGRPTALTLTKNFSPNPLVKIYLKREDLLHGGAHKTNQVLGQALLAKRMGINEIIAETGAGQHGVATALACALLNMKCRVYMGAKDIERQSPNVFRMRLMGAEVISVTSGSATLKDACNEAMRDYTGNYETAHYLLGTAAGPHPYPTIVREFQKMIGEETKHQIQQREGRLPDAVVACIGGGSNAIGMFADFIDETSVQLIGVEPAGKGIDTHQHGAPLTEGRNGIFFGMKSPLMQDEHGQIEESYSISAGLDFPSIGPQHAHLHATGRGTYVSATDDEALEAFQVLARSEGIIPALESAHALAHAYKIAKNADKEMLLVVNLSGRGDKDIFAVSDILSKKMNEMEQK; via the coding sequence ATGACCCAGTTTAAATTAAATCCATTTTTCGGAGAGTTTGGCGGCGCATATACACCTCAAACTCTAATGCCAGCTTTACGGAAACTTGAGCAAGCATTTATTGATGCCAGTAATGACCCTGAGTTCCAGAAAGAATTTACGGAATTACTTAAAAATTACGCTGGTCGACCGACAGCGCTTACGCTGACTAAGAACTTCAGTCCAAACCCGCTTGTTAAAATTTATCTAAAACGTGAGGATTTGCTTCATGGTGGAGCCCATAAAACAAACCAAGTGCTAGGCCAAGCGTTGTTGGCAAAGCGAATGGGGATAAATGAAATCATCGCAGAAACGGGCGCGGGTCAACATGGCGTTGCTACCGCTTTAGCTTGCGCACTTTTAAATATGAAATGCCGCGTTTACATGGGCGCAAAAGACATTGAGCGTCAATCTCCAAACGTATTTCGCATGCGTTTAATGGGGGCTGAAGTTATTTCTGTGACTTCAGGCTCAGCAACATTAAAAGATGCCTGTAATGAAGCCATGCGAGATTACACAGGCAATTATGAAACAGCACATTATTTATTGGGTACAGCAGCAGGCCCACACCCTTATCCAACGATTGTCCGTGAATTCCAGAAAATGATCGGTGAAGAAACGAAACATCAAATTCAACAACGTGAAGGCCGTTTACCAGATGCTGTAGTAGCATGTATTGGTGGAGGCTCAAATGCAATCGGTATGTTCGCTGATTTTATTGATGAAACAAGCGTCCAACTTATTGGGGTTGAGCCCGCAGGGAAAGGCATTGATACCCACCAGCACGGTGCCCCATTAACTGAAGGCCGTAACGGTATTTTTTTTGGCATGAAATCACCGTTGATGCAAGATGAGCATGGCCAAATTGAAGAATCTTACTCAATTTCTGCAGGGTTAGATTTTCCATCAATAGGCCCTCAACATGCGCATTTACATGCAACAGGTCGTGGTACCTATGTTTCAGCCACTGATGACGAAGCATTAGAAGCCTTCCAAGTACTAGCACGTAGCGAAGGCATCATTCCGGCTCTGGAATCTGCTCATGCTCTTGCACATGCTTATAAAATTGCAAAAAATGCCGATAAAGAAATGCTGTTAGTCGTTAATTTATCCGGCCGTGGAGACAAAGATATTTTCGCAGTTTCTGACATCTTATCTAAAAAAATGAATGAAATGGAGCAAAAGTAA
- the rnm gene encoding RNase RNM: protein MNDESKLVDLHCHTTASDGQLTPTEIIRRAITNQVDVLAITDHDTVSGLREAHDFNRQQDNSIELINGIEISTCWHNHDIHIVGLNVDIEADELAQLQKRQRELRDIRAREIGRRLEKAGIESAYEGAKALAGDAALSRGHYARWLAHHGYAKDTPSVFKKFLSRGKTGYVPNNWQDMESAITLIHNVGGQAVLAHPSGYKFSAKWLKRLVREFKEAGGDAIEVVQGQQSIGDRSNLIALSNQNQLFASLGSDFHFPGGWLDLGKKLFQPPGVNWIWHSEGWNK, encoded by the coding sequence ATGAATGATGAATCAAAATTAGTTGACTTACATTGCCATACCACGGCATCTGACGGCCAGCTTACTCCTACTGAAATAATCAGAAGAGCCATAACCAATCAAGTCGATGTACTTGCTATCACCGATCACGATACAGTTTCAGGTTTGCGTGAAGCGCATGACTTTAATCGGCAACAAGATAACTCTATCGAATTGATAAATGGCATAGAAATATCTACTTGTTGGCATAACCACGATATTCATATTGTAGGTTTAAATGTCGATATTGAAGCCGATGAACTTGCCCAATTACAAAAGAGGCAGCGTGAATTAAGGGACATTCGTGCCCGTGAAATTGGGCGAAGATTAGAAAAAGCTGGTATCGAAAGTGCGTATGAAGGGGCTAAAGCACTAGCGGGTGATGCGGCATTGAGTCGCGGCCATTACGCTCGTTGGTTAGCTCATCATGGGTATGCTAAAGACACGCCCAGTGTATTTAAAAAATTTTTGTCACGAGGTAAAACGGGTTATGTACCCAATAATTGGCAAGATATGGAATCAGCGATCACACTTATCCATAACGTCGGTGGTCAGGCAGTATTAGCACACCCAAGTGGATATAAGTTTTCTGCAAAGTGGTTAAAACGTCTTGTAAGAGAGTTCAAGGAAGCTGGTGGAGATGCAATAGAGGTGGTTCAAGGACAACAGTCCATTGGCGATCGTTCTAATTTAATTGCGCTCAGTAATCAGAATCAACTTTTTGCTTCACTAGGAAGCGATTTTCATTTTCCAGGTGGCTGGTTAGATTTAGGTAAAAAATTGTTTCAACCACCCGGAGTTAATTGGATTTGGCACTCAGAAGGCTGGAATAAATGA
- the trpCF gene encoding bifunctional indole-3-glycerol-phosphate synthase TrpC/phosphoribosylanthranilate isomerase TrpF, with the protein MSNILTRIVSTKAEHIAQLKLQYPETKLSPKVSTRSLFEELSSPNTSFILECKKASPSKGLIRENFDLGFITSVYRKYAGAVSVLTDEQFFQGSFSYLAQVRQMVDQPVICKDFFVDEYQIKLAAHHGADAILLMLSVLDDAQYTSLSSIANQFKLDILTEVSNQEELERAVKLDAKIIGINNRNLRDLSTNLATTEALAPNIPEDRVIISESGIYTPDQVKRLSPLVNGFLVGSSLMAEEDLDLACRTLIFGHNKVCGITRIEDSSAIANAGASYAGLIFAEKSPRCISFKHAQAITEHHQKSHLGLRFVGVFVNQSHNVIIKAAQTLSLYAVQLHGCEEQTYIDELRALFDKNSINTKIWKAISVDTANNEIKQVTSPSISQKLYDSKSDSQFGGSGETFDWNTVIDDKQLSWLAGGLNSENAISAMQQGFFGLDFNSGLESAPGIKDKQKIEQAFRALRQY; encoded by the coding sequence ATGAGTAACATTTTAACACGCATTGTTTCCACTAAAGCTGAACACATTGCCCAGCTAAAATTGCAATATCCTGAAACAAAGTTATCACCCAAAGTATCAACTCGCAGCCTTTTTGAAGAACTCAGCTCACCGAATACGAGTTTCATTTTAGAATGCAAAAAAGCTAGCCCTTCTAAAGGGTTGATCCGTGAAAATTTCGATTTAGGCTTTATCACTAGTGTATATCGCAAGTATGCAGGAGCCGTTTCAGTATTAACCGACGAGCAATTTTTTCAAGGCAGTTTTTCATACTTAGCCCAAGTGAGACAAATGGTCGATCAACCAGTTATCTGTAAAGACTTTTTTGTTGATGAATACCAAATTAAGCTTGCTGCACATCATGGTGCTGACGCAATATTATTGATGCTATCGGTTTTAGATGACGCTCAGTACACATCATTATCCTCCATAGCAAATCAGTTCAAGTTGGATATTTTGACTGAGGTTTCTAATCAAGAAGAACTTGAACGCGCCGTTAAATTGGATGCCAAAATTATCGGTATTAACAACCGTAATTTACGTGACCTCAGCACTAATTTAGCGACCACTGAAGCCCTCGCGCCTAATATCCCTGAAGATCGCGTTATTATTAGCGAGTCGGGAATCTATACTCCGGATCAGGTCAAACGTCTTTCACCTTTAGTTAATGGCTTTTTAGTGGGCAGCTCCTTGATGGCTGAAGAAGATCTTGATTTAGCTTGTCGCACTTTGATTTTCGGCCACAATAAAGTTTGCGGAATAACAAGAATTGAAGACAGCTCAGCCATAGCGAATGCTGGAGCAAGTTATGCAGGTTTAATTTTTGCCGAAAAATCACCTCGCTGTATTTCATTTAAACACGCTCAAGCGATTACAGAGCACCATCAAAAAAGTCATTTAGGTCTTCGATTCGTGGGTGTATTTGTAAACCAATCTCACAATGTAATAATTAAAGCCGCGCAAACACTTTCCTTATATGCCGTGCAATTACATGGTTGTGAGGAACAAACTTACATCGACGAACTTCGCGCACTTTTTGACAAAAACAGCATCAACACAAAAATATGGAAAGCGATATCCGTTGACACGGCCAACAATGAAATTAAACAAGTTACCAGCCCATCTATCAGTCAAAAGTTATATGACAGCAAATCAGACTCACAATTTGGTGGAAGTGGTGAAACATTCGACTGGAACACTGTCATTGATGACAAACAATTATCATGGTTAGCCGGTGGTTTAAATTCAGAAAATGCAATAAGCGCCATGCAACAAGGGTTCTTTGGGTTAGATTTTAACTCCGGTTTAGAATCAGCACCCGGAATAAAAGATAAACAAAAGATTGAACAAGCCTTTCGTGCCCTCAGACAATATTAA